A stretch of the Ananas comosus cultivar F153 linkage group 14, ASM154086v1, whole genome shotgun sequence genome encodes the following:
- the LOC109720359 gene encoding disease resistance protein RFL1-like yields the protein MALLPFFGSIVAVVLSQLWNPLGLHLGYPVKVGGNMKKLTIFTKRLQARRDDIKAQIDIAERRHKTRKHKAKEWLQSVKAIEGEVKVIKHAYDERCRCCGEFSLDIIGKHRISRRAAKKLKQVMELFDRGGAFEEIAVELPLPSIEEMPIASAVIGMQSNLEKILRHLEDDKVGVVGVWGMGGVGKTTLLKSINNHLLADFESFCYDHVVCIAASKGCKLENLQLDIAEKIGLYLKQDSSITTSHTSTIFNLLKNKKFLLLLDDLWEPIDLAGVGIPQPNGTRNQKIVLTTRFEKVCGNMGVHTKIKLECVEPDNAWELFKNSVSEDTVNSDARIQSLARKVCRRCSGLPLALIFVGRSMSTKRTLQEWENAIASLENMRLSGNSCMKDAHPVLSTIRFSYDILEDEQTKRCFLTCALWPEGYSIWKVELVDFWMGLGLQPIRATIEDAYNEGFSRIERLKKACLLEDGDVSDKEV from the coding sequence ATGGCTTTGCTTCCTTTTTTCGGATCAATTGTCGCCGTGGTTTTATCTCAGTTATGGAATCCCTTGGGGTTGCACTTGGGGTATCCCGTAAAGGTCGGAGGGAACATGAAGAAGCTAACGATCTTCACGAAAAGGTTGCAAGCTAGAAGAGATGATATAAAAGCGCAAATCGACATCGCAGAAAGAAGACATAAAACACGCAAGCACAAAGCGAAAGAATGGTTACAAAGTGTCAAAGCCATCGAAGGTGAGGTGAAAGTGATAAAACACGCTTACGATGAAAGATGCCGATGCTGTGGGGAGTTCTCTCTTGACATTATTGGCAAACATAGGATCAGTCGAAGAGCTGCGAAGAAGCTTAAACAAGTGATGGAGTTGTTTGATCGAGGAGGCGCTTTTGAAGAAATCGCCGTTGAGTTGCCTCTGCCTTCGATCGAGGAGATGCCTATTGCATCTGCGGTTATCGGAATGCAATCCAATCTAGAGAAGATACTTCGCCACCTCGAAGACGACAAAGTCGGAGTGGTCGGCGTATGGGGAATGGGAGGAGTAGGAAAGACCACTTTGCTGAAATCCATCAACAATCACCTTCTTGCTGATTTTGAAAGCTTCTGCTATGATCACGTCGTTTGTATCGCGGCATCAAAAGGTTGCAAGTTAGAGAACCTTCAACTGGACATAGCTGAGAAGATTGGCCTCTACTTGAAGCAGGATTCGAGCATAACAACGTCGCATACTTCTACGATCTTCAACTTGTTAAAGAACAAGAAGTTTTTACTGCTGTTGGATGATCTGTGGGAGCCGATAGACCTCGCAGGAGTCGGAATTCCACAGCCTAATGGCACGAGGAATCAAAAGATAGTGTTGACGACACGGTTCGAAAAGGTATGCGGCAACATGGGAGTTCATACCAAGATCAAATTGGAGTGCGTGGAACCCGACAACGCGTGGGAGCTGTTCAAAAACAGTGTTAGCGAAGACACCGTAAACTCGGATGCTCGAATACAATCCTTAGCAAGGAAAGTCTGCAGGAGGTGTAGTGGATTGCCACTTGCGCTCATTTTCGTAGGCCGTTCGATGTCTACGAAGAGGACGTTGCAAGAATGGGAGAACGCTATCGCGTCTCTCGAGAACATGCGTCTTTCGGGAAATTCATGTATGAAGGATGCTCACCCTGTGCTTAGCACAATAAGATTTAGCTATGACATTTTGGAAGACGAGCAGACGAAAAGATGCTTCTTGACTTGCGCCCTGTGGCCTGAAGGCTATTCCATCTGGAAAGTCGAGCTCGTGGACTTCTGGATGGGGTTGGGGTTACAACCAATCCGCGCGACGATCGAAGATGCATACAATGAGGGATTCTCCCGCATCGAACGATTGAAGAAAGCATGCTTGTTGGAAGACGGCGACGTGAGCGATAAAGAAGTATGA